In a genomic window of Erigeron canadensis isolate Cc75 chromosome 5, C_canadensis_v1, whole genome shotgun sequence:
- the LOC122602133 gene encoding protein PELPK1-like has product MAHYNLNLIFVTLISLILVSTNGGKFIAEARKLLDAPELPKPEIPELPKPTLPEIPKPKLPELPKIPKPEVPELPKPTLPELPKPKLPELPKIPKPEVPELPKPTIPEIPKPELPKVPKPEVPILPKPEVPEIQKPTVPEIPKPKLPEVPMPEVPVIPKPGVPELPKPKLPEIPKPEVPVIPKPEVPELPKPTVPEIPKPKLPEISKPEVPVIPKPEVPELPKPTVPEIPKPKLPEIPKPEVPVIPKPEVPEFPKPIVPEIPKPKLPEIPKPEVPVIPKPEIPELPKPNLPEVPKPEVPVIPKPTLPELPKVPEIPKPALPTAPELPHP; this is encoded by the coding sequence ATGGCACATTACAACCTTAATCTGATCTTTGTTACACTAATTTCACTCATCTTAGTATCAACTAATGGTGGGAAATTTATTGCCGAGGCACGTAAGCTTTTGGACGCTCCCGAGCTTCCAAAGCCTGAAATCCCGGAGCTTCCAAAACCAACGCTTCCGGAGATTCCAAAACCAAAACTACCCGAGCTCCCTAAGATTCCCAAGCCTGAAGTTCCCGAGCTTCCAAAGCCCACACTTCCTGAGCTTCCAAAACCGAAACTCCCTGAGCTCCCTAAGATTCCCAAGCCTGAAGTTCCAGAGCTTCCAAAACCCACTATTCCTGAGATTCCAAAACCCGAACTTCCCAAAGTCCCAAAACCAGAAGTCCCAATACTTCCAAAGCCCGAAGTTCCAGAGATTCAGAAACCTACCGTTCCTGAAATCCCAAAACCAAAACTGCCTGAGGTTCCTATGCCAGAGGTGCCCGTGATTCCAAAACCTGGAGTTCCAGAGCTTCCAAAACCCAAACTTCCTGAAATTCCGAAACCAGAGGTTCCAGTGATACCAAAGCCAGAAGTTCCAGAGCTTCCAAAGCCCACAGTTCCTGAAATCCCGAAACCCAAACTGCCCGAAATTTCTAAACCAGAGGTCCCGGTGATTCCAAAACCTGAAGTTCCAGAGCTTCCAAAGCCCACAGTTCCTGAAATCCCGAAACCCAAACTGCCCGAAATTCCTAAACCAGAGGTCCCGGTGATTCCAAAACCTGAAGTTCCAGAGTTTCCAAAGCCCATAGTTCCTGAAATCCCGAAACCCAAACTGCCCGAGATTCCTAAACCAGAGGTCCCAGTGATTCCAAAACCTGAAATTCCAGAGCTTCCAAAACCCAACCTTCCCGAGGTTCCAAAACCAGAGGTCCCTGTGATTCCAAAGCCCACACTCCCAGAATTACCAAAGGTGCCAGAGATCCCTAAACCCGCATTGCCCACCGCTCCAGAGTTACCTCATCCTTAG